CAACACAACACAAGATCACAAAATACACAGCTACTGAGAAGAGCAGAGGAATGTTGCAGCTGTACGAACCTTCATAACGAGCCATCTTGGGGATTCGGGTAGAGAAAGCATGAGGAAAAACTGAACCACTGCTGGCACAGCTGAAACTCCCAGCATCCATCGCCATGTCCCACGAACCTGGTTCCATAATAGAGACATTTTGAGACACcttggaaaaagaaaactaaattctATTCTAGCTGGTTCTTGAGTAAAATGAAGTTAAACAaaagtaatcgattatttacccTTGTAAAAGCAAGATTTACAAGGTAAGAAAGAAACTGTCCACCAGTTATCATGAGAACATTTGTGCTTACTAATGAGCCTCTTATTTCAGAAGGTGATGCTTCTGCTATGTACACAGGAGCTGTAACAGATGCAACACCCACACCCAAACCAACCAATAAACGTCCCAAAATTAGCACAGTAGGGTCTGCTGCAGCAGCCATGCCAATTGCTCCTAAAATGAATATGACATCAGCAATCAGAGTGGCCTTCTTTCGTCCATATACATCATTTATCCACCCTCCTGTTGCTGCTCCAACTATTGCACCAGCAATTGCCATGCTCACTATTGTTTCCTGCCAACTCATATTATTACAATTCATATGCTGAAATTCCTAATCTTCTGATTCAGTTTTGGATCTCTGTAGCATTAAATCATGAATCCAATACTTACGTTAACTTGTAAACAGATGCATATCACATCATATCATATACACGAATCGAATCTCTGTTTATAAAGTCTGAACTCAATCACATTGGAAGATCACAAGGATTAATCGTACCTGAAGAAAATTACTTTGTCTAACCGCTTCAAAATCATCTTTAATATATAGAAGTGCTCCTGATATGACACCTGTGACAAATTGAATGTTACGCAGCTACAGAGAAAATGGGTGTTTTCAAAAACATGGTCAGCCACTGCATATAATGTAATTGAGAATTCGATTCCATTTTCCGAACATTGAGCTTCGAGTATGGCATTATTTTGGCAATTAGCAAGTGAATTTCTTGAATCcttgttttttaatatgaaagaaCTAGAAATATATAAACGTAACTCACTGGTGCTAATACACAATATTAGAACATCTTTACCAACATCTTATAGGATGTAATGTAGTTGGTCATACGTAAAATTTTACAGTGTCAACATCATTGTTGACATGACAGTTAAAGtgattattgtaaaatttaacCAACTTATTATCTTGCAAGATTGTTGATGATACTTATCACAGTTATTATTGATGACTGGGTATTTTTTCAGTATACATATATTGATGCTATACATTTTGTACTTATACGTGATTATACTGTTATTCaacacttatttatatttttcgaaatattacattatcaattttttaattttcattactatTAAAATACAGAATACAAGGAAGGATGGAACAAAGTTGTGTGAGTggttgaaaataagaaaatgaaaagcacAATATTAGAATAAAGGAGAAATTAGGTACCAGTGTCGTAGCCAAAAAGCAGGCCACCAATGCCAGCGACAGCAGTGAGTCCGAGAATAAAAGGGTTCTTAAAAAACGAGATTTTGCGGTCAGGATAAACATCCAAATACCCTGAGCTTCCTGGTGCCGATTGCCTTCTCGTTGTCGTCATTCtcctcaattttttaatataatccaaaacctaataataatgataacaaaTTACTAAATTCACGATGCAGTGGTCGAATTCAATCGGGTACAGTAACGTTCACCAATTTTCAATGGATACTGCAAATTTTGGACATTCCCCAGAAAACTTGATGATCCATTCAGATTCTATCGTTATCGTTTTCCCTTTGTTTTCTTGGGTGTTTCAAAAGGGAAACGACATGAAATGTTATGCGATGCCATGCATGCATTCTGGACATAGGAGGAGGATTCCCAACATCAATTGTTACCATTTTTAAGACTGCCAAAATCTTATAGGTAAACGTCGTTTTCTGACAATCTTGTCTCCTTTATAAATGGCGCATTTCAACCATtttacacacacaaaaaataaaaaataaaacatgcatTGTAATTTTGAGGATAAGGTTACAAGCTActgaaataaatttgtttatcaaATCctgtttgaaaaattgaataatttttaactattaaagaaaaaagtataattttttacatgGCCACAGTTTACTTTTAGacgtttatattttaattttatgatcaTAAAACGAGGATTAAGATGAAAAATAGCAGATTCATTCCAAAGAAACAGGGATGGCGAAATCACAAATTTGcctgtattttaatttaaggttGTTTTCTGAAATATTTAGTATTAATTTTAGTTGGGTTTGCCTTCTTACTTCACATTCATCCTTTTATTACATGTACAAATGTGGATTATTGTCTgcttaaagaattaaaaaaatattgaaaatgatatggaaacatgttaaaaaacttaaagaaaacatttttttttactttacaataataaaaaaaaaagtcacttttGATGCATTTTGGCTTACTCAGAGGGCATTCTCTTGATCAATTATGGAAAGGACAGATCGCAactaatttgtataaaataatgtaatctcTTAAAGCAAGTTACAATGGAGAATATTGTTACATTAGTAgtaataaacaaaatacataGCCTGGTCACCAATTCAGTTTCTAGATTATAACTTACGAAAATCTATCAGTAATATGAAAACTACAACACAGTAAAATTGTAAGCAGTGTCAGAGCCATGAAAATTAATGACACGCTATTTACCATGCATCAGTCTCTTGGGCGAGCAAGCCAAAGAGAGCTAAGAGCACGCAGCCTAGAAAAGTAGTCATGTATTGCTAGCAGTGCACGAGCAGATTGCCGGGTTGTCAGTATCCGATGAATTTGTTGCAGTGTTTGCTGGCGCAGATTATCAGCCTTCAAATCATCACCACACAAATTAAGAACTCAGTTAATTTACTTCAACAGTGATGTTTGTTATAAATGCTGCATAGTGTGAGAAAATTTAATCAATTGTGAAAATGAATAGAAAGCCAGGGTTGGTCTGCAAGATACTTGAATTGATTGTTGATATCTGAATAAGAGAAGTTTTTTACCTGCTTAATGAACCCCTCAAGTGTCCCTAATTTGCCCATGGCCATAGCCATTTGACCCATGTAATTTGCCACATTCCCTGATGAACCAGAGGAGCCAAGTGATCCAGTGGATAATGTCTCCGAAAGGGACTGCTGCAATGCTTCCATACCCTGAGACAATGCATCTTCAGCCTGTTGGGAAGATTGCTGCAAGTTTGTGATACCCACTAACTGCTGCTCTGTCAGAGGTTCCAACTGATTTACCAGCAGCTGCAACCAAATTCATGTCACTCTAGTCAAGGCTCAAACAATCACTTGACATACAAAGTATCTCAAACATATATAAAAGGAGAGAAGAGAGTAATAGGAATTTGAACCATACAAATATGATATAATGATGGGTTACTCGCAAAGTGTCAAAACAAACATATCTACACTAATATTCTAGCAAGTGAAAGtgtaatacaaatatattaatagtcTTGAAATCCTAATATGATAACTAATATTCTAGCAAGTGAAAGtgtaatacaaatatattaatagtcTTGAAGTCCTAATATGATAAAACACCTACCACACAATAAGAATCCTAAATCCaacattttaaattctaaatcaACCAGCATTATCAGAAAGCAACCACAAATATATATGCAAAATTTCAACCCTTAATGCATGTATTCTCTATTACAGAACTCTCAGGTTACAACAAGTTGGGTATCTTATAATTATGACCAAAAACTGTAGGagatttttatttgtatgtcaCTGTTATAATTCTAGAAATAAGGAGCAGATCTtatataatcaagaatatcaagattatatatgtaaatattttaatttatttccatATTTATCGTTAGAGTAAACCAAATCTcctttatttattgtattgatttcaTTTTCTCAGTATAAATAAAGTATCTATGTTGTCTCAGAAATACACGGTTTCAACTCAATATCTCTCTCTTCCCGGTAGTTTAACAATTACAATGAAAAACCAGTGCTTAAAAAAGCCATAATATCTTTCAACAAACCAAAGGGTCACAAACAGATCACCTTTAGGAGTTCAGAAGACCGAAAACCTCCAAGCCATAGGAAACACCTCTCGGCTGGTGTTTTCCACATGCCAGACAACAAATGGAAGACATCAGCCTTAGCTGCATTGGCCTTCAGTCTAAATATCTCATCATAATGTGCCATTACACCATCGATAATCATGCAGAGTTCTGTATCACCTGCGTGAGAATTTACAGCTGCTCTTAGCTCATTTATTTGTCGATTCTGCTCTTCCAGCCACCTTGCATATTCTGCATCAAATGCCATGGCCCCTGTAGAAAAACATAGTTATGGATTATCACATACAACAGATGAGAAATTTATACATTCCAGAAATTGTTTGGCACAGTAAGACACAagttataaacatattttgatattaaaacttGAGGAAGGAATAACATATTTTAGAGAAAAGGGATACCATTTCCACTCATTGAATGCGCTTGATCACCTGAACTCGATATAAAGACTCCCTGCAAGGAAAGAAACCAGACATTTGAGTTTAAATTGAATATGAGCATAGATTGGCAAAGTTTTCACTAAAAAGGAGAGCATAATCTACTTCCAAGGAATAATTGCACCCTACCTGCTGCCTAGCTCGCTGAAGCTCTTGCTCCAGTTGGGTCAGCTTTAAACGACTACTTTCCAGCTGTTGAACATAAGCCTGAAGAGTAACAACATTTCGGTGTGAAGTCTTGCATTTTAATGGCCAAGCGGGGTGATGCAAACACAATTATTTCTAAAATCTATCAAAGagatcaaacaaataaaaacagtaCAACTTACAAGTATCAGAGTATTCCAATACAACCCATACTCATTAACAAATAACTAATTACTATTCCAAAGCGCTCTATTCTATAAAGGTTGAATAttcatatttatcattttacaaGTTCCCTTCCAAGTGCAGTTAAGAAGAAACGTCCAGAAAATTGCCATAGATATAACATCGCAGGTAATAACTGTAGTACTCACAATATTTAGTAACCAAAATATGTTTAGATTAGTCAGAGCTCAAAGAAAGTTGTACTCATTTTGTGTGTATTTTATCACCATAAAAGGAAGTATAGTTCAGCTGCATTGTTGAGAAGCCAGTGGGAAAATTAAGCACAGACAGTCAAAAGCAGTCTTGCtgaattattgattattttcatattcatgGTTTTACCTACAATTTTCCAATTTGGAGGATATTTTCCATTCTTGAGGATATCCTATTCTACCTCTAGTTGTTCTATCCACCTTTcactttgaaaaattgatttttttcaataaaaaaatatattatattatcacTTGAACATAATCAATGTCCATGGTACTCTCAGTTCGCAAGCAAGCTTACAAAAGCTGTAGACCATTCAAATACATACAACCACACAGATGAGAATATATAGATTGTATTTGAGTTACAATGAAGGCATGCCAATATTTAtatggagaaagaagaaaacagatAATCACTTGTCACaagaaatattaacaaaaaagtaCATGTTCATACTTTCTTTCTCAGTCGGCTTTTTCTTGCAGCCTCACGATTCTGAGCAAGCCTGCGGAGAGTCTGTGATAAATTAAAAGCCAATGATCATGTGAcaaatatttatctaaaattttagatagaaaaataaatttaatcagaGTAAACATTTATGCTGGTCCTTAAATGGTATACATAATATTAGTGTGGTCCTCCATCTATAAATTGACATCATTATTGGTACTTCAATGTTTATTGATTGCATCATTTAGTTCTTTAAGGATCAACCATATGTTTCATCTTATGAGGGTCAATttgatgttatatataattggaGTGACCAAAATGGTCATTTACTATTCAAAATATACTTTACCTTCTGATCTGTTTTATCTTTTGATCTGTCACTGGAGTCAGAAGCCACAGCAGCAAGGGCCTGACTTCTATCAAACTGTACATGTGGAATGTGAAAATGTCAGATTGTAAGAAATGTCAACAAAATAACCTCAGCTTTAAGGAACAGAATGGGAAAGTTGAATCCTTGATGATGAGTTCAATAGGttcaaaaccaaaaagaaaattgtatgGAAGGTAAAAAGAAACTTCACCTGTGGATTCTTATCGTCGGTGTCAGCATCTGTAGAAATATCAGTTCTAGGACTGGCATCAGCCATGGCAAACTCTTCCTGGTGTTCTGTATCAACAGTAACCAAAGTTGATGTTTGAACCTTTTGGAATTGCAAGCTTTGCTGCTCTGTTTGGTTTGTTAATATGCTTTTGTCAAGTGAAGTtggcaactaaattgaaaacagaaacaaaaaatgaaaataagagaaTTATGTTTTAGCCAGCAATCCTAATTTAACAAGCTGAATGTTTCATAGATAACGAGAACTAGCAAAACTCACCTTGTCAAAGGAACCAAGTTGAATAACACCTCGAGAAATTGTCTGGCTACTTACTTTAAGTGAGTCTAAAATTGAGTCTGCATTGCATATCAGATAACATTATTAGAGAATGAAAAGATTACATTTTACCAAGAATAGAAATAATAGTTTGGTCAGAGTATAAACTTAGATATCTAGTTCTTTACCCAAGAGTTAAAAGGCCAGTATATATTTTAGCATGTTTACATCTGTGGATGTATTACTGCTCCTTTTTGTTATCTTTCACAGCACTTCGTTACATGTTTTATCAATTTTCGTTGTCGTGCAATTGGTGAGATTATGAGAACTTACACACTGACGGATATGAACAACTGAATAATCCAATAAAATTTTGCTAACAAAAAGATTGTTATAAAATAGGGAAAGTTAAAATAAAGATCGCCAAAACAAAATGCTTATGGGTATTCCGAGAGAACGAGTGGCACAACAGGCACAATTAGAATTATTAGAATAAACTCTAAAACCATCATAGAATGTGGACTTAAAAGTCAAATTTAACACTACAAAACCAACTTAAAAGGTAATGCTCtatttttgtcatatttttagACAATGTGGGATCTCCAACAAATCTAATATAATTACACGTTCCTTTCTCTTATTGTGCCACACAACACTTTGAAATACTTTAAAGTCCCCTATTCCTCCCTCTTATCAAACATAAACAATTGACAATCTGTTAGAGATAATTGGTCGGtttttaaatgtgttatttTCTTCAGGATTCAGATCCTCTCCTTTTATTTTAACTGGAGATATCTTGTTCAACAAATCTCaatcatcaattatattttaaactcaaACTATGGTTAAAATTATAACTCAATCAAACTCTCCATATTATTAATCTCTCTCCTTACTTTTACATACAGTAACTAAATCCACTAACACCGTTTCTTTTGCTCCACAAAATGATAGTGTAGGAttacattttatcttttacCAGTATGACTTTCCCAccttttgtttttgatatcCGTATCACAACCATGAGATTGCAGACTTGCAATCTTTCACAACTGATTTTGCTTTGCAAAGTTGGTATCacacttgatttttttttttaattttcaccaaaataagataatttaataatagtGATTTCATATTCAAACATTGCAACAACATGCTGTGATGTTGGTTTTATAGTAATAAGAAAACCACAAATATAGGAACAATACTCACTAATGAACCACTACCCCTATCTTCATAACTTGCACAAGCCAAAATTTCTTTTCTACAAGCTAACTGATTGCAGCAAAGAAATTGCTTCTATCCTATTGCAAAACTGTCATAGCAGAAAAATATCCAGCAGTATAATAATGGTACACTAACTATATACTCTATAGTATACTAAGGTGGCACTAGCTTTTGCTTGAGAGGGGAAGACAATACCATACCCCCATTTCTGAcatgttttttgtatttttcacgTACATAGCCATATTAGTTGGAGGTAGAACAAGTGAATTTACCAAGGAAGGGTTTGTATGTTTTTACTTCGTGCATAATATTGCTTTTAATGTAAGGGAATGCTCAAAGCAAATGTTTAATGCAGAAAGTCAAGTTTGACCACTCACACTGATAATATTAGTAAATGAATTTTAGTAATGTTACAAAAGATCaagaagaaatattaaaacGAATATTGCTTCTTATTGAGTCATTATTTGTTACCACTTCGTGGCTAACAGatgtaaataaaattctttGTAAAATTACTTGAAATTTAGAAGAAATCACGTGAGTGGCCGTTGCTTTTTATTCTGTGGTCATACTAATTTGTACTACCGAGTGACTTACTGTGAAACATGAAATTCAGCATTTAGATGCGCAGAGTTACAAAGAAATGTGTGAAATTgctatgttttttctttctattaagtagttatttgttaaaattaagtGGCTAAAGATTTTATATGAAATTCCATCTCTAAAGTAACAGGAAATTGGGAAACAAAATTTGAGTGGCTATTCCTTTTTAAAGATTTTAGGTTAAAAGGTTAATTATGGTAAATGAAGTCCTATACATAAAGTTACACGAAATTAAATCAAGCTATATGGGTTACATGAAATTATGAAGAAATTTGGAAGTGATTACTTTTCATTGAGTAAAATTAAATGGCTATTCTCTCTAAATAAGCTATCTACAGTCCTTAATAATATTAGCAATTTCTGTCCACAAAATTGGATATTATTGGTTATTAGTCCATCCCACAACTTTTACCAACAATATATATCATTTAGACAAACTATAAGCAACATTTATATGTACAGTTCTTCAAGTTTAAT
This genomic interval from Vigna radiata var. radiata cultivar VC1973A chromosome 8, Vradiata_ver6, whole genome shotgun sequence contains the following:
- the LOC106772336 gene encoding transcription factor TGA6, coding for MPSFNPQLPNSNACYTEGSAVDSFRLSDFDQSVGYRIEDAVALSGNSILDSLKVSSQTISRGVIQLGSFDKLPTSLDKSILTNQTEQQSLQFQKVQTSTLVTVDTEHQEEFAMADASPRTDISTDADTDDKNPQFDRSQALAAVASDSSDRSKDKTDQKTLRRLAQNREAARKSRLRKKAYVQQLESSRLKLTQLEQELQRARQQGVFISSSGDQAHSMSGNGAMAFDAEYARWLEEQNRQINELRAAVNSHAGDTELCMIIDGVMAHYDEIFRLKANAAKADVFHLLSGMWKTPAERCFLWLGGFRSSELLKLLVNQLEPLTEQQLVGITNLQQSSQQAEDALSQGMEALQQSLSETLSTGSLGSSGSSGNVANYMGQMAMAMGKLGTLEGFIKQADNLRQQTLQQIHRILTTRQSARALLAIHDYFSRLRALSSLWLARPRD